The Streptomyces sp. RKAG293 genome includes a region encoding these proteins:
- a CDS encoding MFS transporter, with protein sequence MSALKAPPAPSRQRLGLSLFVLATAQLVIALDFNVVYVALPSIGSGLGFSAQDLQWVVSAYVVATAGFLLLGGRTTDLVGRRRVFVVAALLYAGSSLVGGLAGSATVLVAVRAVQGIGGALLFPATLSLINTLFSEGPARNRALAVWGAAGAGGLCFGSLLGGVLVDAFGWPSVFYVNVPLAGAIAVAGWMLFPADEVRGQRREFDVAGALAATGGITLLVFVLVHAPEAGWTSLSVLGCSVASVALLAAFAVIETRTRDPLTPARLFAHPSLVAAMVLTAVFSATFSSLPYFLTLYFQTVRGYSALETGLAFLVPALVVAAGTKAGELAVGAIGMTKTLLGALLLGAAGAALLALGLTADGSYVRVLPGIVLLSAGQGAGWTAMWIAAATGVAPGDQGVASGLASTTLQVGGAVGLAVLVAVADTGRHGGLTGDALRLALLGDIRTAVYVIAAGICLGTVVLLAFRRVPGPLPPAPPAPPAP encoded by the coding sequence ATGTCTGCACTGAAGGCACCACCCGCTCCATCGCGCCAACGTCTCGGACTGTCCTTGTTCGTCCTGGCCACCGCCCAGCTCGTCATCGCTCTCGACTTCAACGTCGTCTACGTCGCGCTCCCGAGCATCGGCAGCGGTCTCGGCTTCTCGGCCCAGGACCTCCAGTGGGTGGTCAGCGCCTACGTCGTCGCCACCGCCGGATTCCTGCTGCTGGGCGGCCGCACCACGGACCTGGTCGGCCGCCGCCGGGTCTTCGTCGTCGCCGCGCTGCTGTACGCCGGCTCCTCGCTCGTCGGCGGACTGGCCGGATCCGCCACCGTCCTGGTGGCCGTCCGCGCCGTCCAGGGCATCGGCGGGGCCCTGCTGTTTCCCGCCACTCTCTCTTTGATCAATACGCTGTTCAGCGAGGGACCGGCCCGCAACCGGGCGCTCGCCGTCTGGGGCGCCGCGGGCGCGGGCGGACTCTGCTTCGGCTCCCTGCTCGGCGGAGTGCTCGTCGACGCGTTCGGCTGGCCGTCGGTCTTCTACGTCAACGTGCCGCTGGCCGGGGCGATCGCCGTGGCGGGCTGGATGCTGTTCCCCGCTGACGAAGTGCGGGGTCAGCGGCGGGAGTTCGACGTGGCCGGCGCGCTCGCGGCGACCGGCGGCATCACCCTGCTGGTCTTCGTTCTGGTGCACGCGCCCGAGGCCGGCTGGACCAGCCTCTCCGTCCTCGGCTGCTCGGTGGCCTCCGTCGCCCTGCTCGCGGCCTTCGCGGTCATCGAGACCCGCACCCGCGATCCGCTCACCCCGGCCCGGCTGTTCGCCCACCCGAGCCTGGTCGCCGCCATGGTGCTGACCGCGGTGTTCAGCGCCACCTTCAGCTCACTGCCGTACTTCCTGACGCTGTACTTCCAGACGGTCCGCGGCTACAGCGCCCTCGAGACCGGACTCGCCTTCCTCGTACCGGCGCTCGTGGTCGCGGCCGGCACCAAGGCGGGTGAGCTGGCCGTCGGCGCGATCGGGATGACGAAGACCCTGCTGGGAGCACTGCTGCTGGGCGCCGCCGGTGCCGCGCTGCTCGCTCTGGGTCTGACCGCCGACGGCTCGTACGTGCGGGTGCTGCCGGGGATCGTGCTGCTGAGCGCCGGGCAGGGCGCCGGCTGGACCGCCATGTGGATCGCGGCGGCCACCGGGGTCGCGCCCGGGGACCAGGGCGTCGCGTCCGGTCTCGCGTCCACGACCCTCCAGGTCGGTGGTGCGGTCGGCCTCGCGGTGCTGGTGGCCGTCGCCGACACCGGCCGGCACGGCGGGCTCACCGGCGACGCGCTGCGGCTCGCCCTGCTGGGCGACATCCGTACGGCCGTGTACGTGATCGCGGCCGGCATCTGTCTGGGCACCGTGGTGCTGCTGGCCTTCCGCAGAGTGCCGGGCCCCTTACCTCCGGCCCCTCCCGCCCCTCCGGCTCCCTGA
- a CDS encoding phosphopantetheine-binding protein, with product MSTTYEQLVAIIAKLHDADPERVRPEASFAELDVDSLTMVEISMRLERDLGIEVADNELRGDLTLDEAVRLIDAKLDGPVSTSTTHHPKG from the coding sequence ATGAGCACCACCTACGAGCAGTTGGTCGCGATCATCGCGAAGCTGCACGACGCGGACCCGGAACGGGTCCGCCCCGAGGCGTCGTTCGCCGAACTCGACGTCGACTCGCTGACGATGGTCGAGATCAGCATGCGCCTGGAGCGTGACCTCGGCATCGAGGTGGCGGACAACGAACTCCGCGGCGACCTCACCCTCGACGAGGCCGTACGGCTGATCGACGCCAAGCTCGACGGCCCGGTCAGCACCTCGACCACCCACCACCCGAAGGGCTGA
- a CDS encoding TauD/TfdA family dioxygenase, whose product MKITPQAGKTLGASIEGFDHAAASDEDIATLKQTVYARKIAVLKGQDLSPKQFLELGKRLGRPETYYEPMYQHPEVEEIFVSSNVPKDGKQIGVPKTGKFWHADYMFMPDPFGLTLIYPQVIPQKSRGTYFIDMGRAYEALPEDLKQDIEGTYARHSVRKYFKIRPHDVYRPISEILEEVETKTPPVVKPTTFTHPFTGETVLYLSEGFTVGLEDANGVPLDETLLRRLFESTGQLDDEFTHPGIHLQSFEQGDLLVWDNRSLIHRALHTATPEPTVSFRVTVHDERKLYDTESPAA is encoded by the coding sequence ATGAAGATCACTCCGCAGGCCGGCAAGACGCTCGGTGCGAGCATCGAGGGCTTCGACCACGCCGCCGCCTCCGACGAGGACATCGCGACGCTCAAGCAGACCGTCTACGCCCGCAAGATCGCGGTGCTGAAGGGCCAGGACCTGTCGCCCAAACAGTTCCTCGAACTCGGCAAGCGGCTGGGCCGTCCCGAGACGTACTACGAGCCCATGTACCAGCACCCCGAGGTCGAGGAGATATTCGTCTCCTCGAACGTCCCCAAGGACGGAAAGCAGATCGGGGTACCGAAGACCGGAAAGTTCTGGCACGCCGACTACATGTTCATGCCGGACCCGTTCGGACTCACCCTCATCTACCCGCAGGTGATTCCGCAGAAGAGCCGCGGAACCTATTTCATCGACATGGGCCGGGCGTACGAGGCGCTGCCCGAGGATCTGAAGCAGGACATCGAGGGCACCTACGCACGGCATTCCGTACGGAAGTACTTCAAGATCCGGCCGCACGACGTGTACCGGCCCATCTCCGAAATCCTGGAGGAGGTCGAGACCAAGACCCCGCCGGTGGTGAAGCCCACCACCTTCACCCACCCGTTCACCGGCGAGACGGTGTTGTACCTCAGCGAGGGATTCACCGTCGGTCTCGAGGACGCGAACGGCGTGCCGCTCGACGAGACACTGCTGCGCCGGCTGTTCGAGTCCACCGGGCAGCTCGACGACGAGTTCACCCACCCCGGCATCCACCTGCAGAGTTTCGAGCAGGGCGACCTGCTGGTCTGGGACAACCGCAGCCTGATACACCGTGCCCTGCACACCGCCACTCCGGAGCCGACCGTCTCCTTCCGCGTCACGGTGCACGACGAGCGCAAGCTCTACGACACCGAGTCCCCGGCGGCGTAG
- a CDS encoding FcoT family thioesterase, translating to MTVYATDTELLSQVLRPYKANCLYLRSAEVTADNGRVSAVCEFSIDESCYIDDTGHLNAVEVNISYNQMMYYVVAKSVKEGLLAEFSSWTLEDYWRHQLPDILIARFGGSFRRPINARAFSGEFEFLAVDRRSPGGGAPLIIADTSYRYWDAAGGRCDGEVKLAFVNAFDEAAVGAS from the coding sequence ATGACCGTCTACGCCACCGACACCGAACTCCTGTCGCAGGTACTGCGGCCTTACAAGGCGAATTGCCTATATCTCCGGTCCGCCGAGGTCACCGCGGACAACGGCCGGGTGTCGGCCGTATGTGAATTCTCCATCGACGAGTCCTGCTACATCGACGACACCGGGCACCTCAACGCGGTCGAGGTGAACATCAGTTACAACCAGATGATGTATTACGTGGTCGCTAAGTCGGTCAAGGAGGGACTGCTGGCGGAATTCAGCTCCTGGACGCTGGAGGACTACTGGCGGCACCAGCTGCCCGACATCCTCATCGCCCGGTTCGGCGGGAGTTTCCGCCGTCCCATCAACGCCCGTGCCTTCTCGGGGGAGTTCGAGTTCCTCGCGGTGGACCGGCGCTCACCCGGCGGCGGCGCTCCGCTGATCATCGCGGACACCTCCTACCGGTACTGGGACGCGGCGGGCGGCCGCTGCGACGGCGAGGTGAAGCTCGCCTTCGTCAACGCCTTCGACGAAGCCGCCGTCGGCGCGTCCTGA
- a CDS encoding long-chain-fatty-acid--CoA ligase, with translation MSTVGRPQDDERPYYPFLRTLWDTAAFHAAQRPETPAVRCEDRTLTYGELHRESNRVAHAIRSAGLAPGARVAYLGRESEHYYVILFACAKSETVLVPVNWRLTAPEVSHILQDSASELLFLESEFTPVVDRMPTDPPGTVVLLGGTPDGDRPEYRFWKDARPDTDLHPGSGPDDAIAQLYTSGTTGLPKGVVLAHRSFFAVRDALAGEGLDWIDWRTGDIALVGIPGFHVGGLWWATQNFNAGVTVVAMRAFSAPDAVALIRDLGITTACVVPAMLRMILAEPGVAPGDFGTLRKIVYGGSPISEALLEESLAMFGSDFAQIYGLTETGNTAVCLPPAAHVPGGARMKAAGRPYPGVGCKVIDDKGEPLPPGAVGEVCLATPARMLEYWGLPDKTRETLVDGWVHTGDAGYLDDEGYVFISDRIKDAVIVAGENVYPAEIESALEAHPGVAEAVIVGAPDERWGESVRAFVVAVPGQEPPKPRDLHRFLVERLAAFKLPATYEFIDHVPRNPSGKILRRELRDRFWDDAGRKVN, from the coding sequence GTGAGCACCGTGGGTCGTCCGCAGGACGACGAACGCCCGTACTACCCGTTCCTGCGGACGCTGTGGGACACCGCGGCCTTCCACGCCGCCCAGCGGCCGGAGACCCCGGCCGTACGCTGCGAGGACCGTACGCTCACCTACGGCGAGCTGCACCGGGAGAGCAACCGCGTCGCCCACGCGATCCGGTCCGCGGGACTCGCGCCGGGAGCGCGGGTCGCGTACCTCGGCCGGGAGTCCGAGCACTACTACGTGATCCTCTTCGCGTGCGCCAAGAGCGAGACGGTACTGGTGCCGGTCAACTGGCGGCTCACCGCTCCCGAGGTGAGTCACATCCTTCAGGATTCGGCGAGTGAACTGCTCTTTCTGGAGAGTGAGTTCACCCCGGTCGTCGACCGGATGCCGACCGATCCGCCGGGAACGGTGGTCCTGCTCGGCGGTACTCCCGACGGTGACCGGCCGGAGTACCGGTTCTGGAAGGACGCGCGGCCGGACACCGATCTGCACCCCGGATCGGGCCCTGACGACGCCATCGCCCAGCTCTACACCAGCGGAACCACCGGACTGCCCAAGGGAGTCGTCCTCGCGCACCGCAGCTTCTTCGCCGTCCGGGACGCGCTGGCCGGCGAGGGTCTGGACTGGATCGACTGGCGGACCGGCGACATCGCCCTGGTCGGCATACCGGGTTTCCACGTCGGCGGCCTGTGGTGGGCCACCCAGAACTTCAACGCCGGGGTCACGGTGGTGGCGATGCGCGCCTTCTCCGCACCCGACGCCGTCGCCCTCATCCGCGACCTCGGCATCACCACCGCCTGCGTGGTGCCCGCGATGCTGCGCATGATCCTCGCGGAACCCGGAGTGGCACCGGGGGACTTCGGCACCCTCCGGAAGATCGTCTACGGCGGTTCGCCGATCTCCGAGGCGCTGCTGGAGGAGAGTCTGGCGATGTTCGGCAGCGACTTCGCCCAGATCTACGGTCTGACCGAGACCGGCAACACGGCCGTGTGTCTGCCGCCCGCTGCCCATGTGCCCGGCGGGGCACGGATGAAGGCAGCCGGACGGCCGTACCCGGGTGTCGGCTGCAAGGTGATCGACGACAAGGGCGAACCGCTGCCGCCCGGCGCCGTCGGCGAGGTGTGCCTGGCCACTCCGGCCCGGATGCTGGAGTACTGGGGCCTGCCCGACAAGACCCGCGAGACGCTCGTCGACGGCTGGGTGCACACCGGGGACGCCGGGTACCTGGACGACGAGGGCTATGTCTTCATCAGCGACCGCATCAAGGACGCCGTCATCGTGGCCGGCGAGAACGTCTACCCGGCCGAGATCGAGTCGGCGCTGGAAGCACACCCGGGTGTCGCGGAAGCGGTGATCGTCGGAGCGCCGGACGAGCGCTGGGGCGAGAGCGTCCGGGCCTTCGTCGTCGCCGTCCCGGGCCAGGAGCCGCCGAAGCCCCGGGATCTGCACCGCTTCCTGGTGGAACGGCTGGCCGCGTTCAAGCTGCCCGCCACCTATGAGTTCATCGACCACGTGCCCCGCAATCCGAGCGGCAAGATCCTGCGCCGGGAGCTGCGTGACCGCTTCTGGGACGACGCCGGGCGCAAGGTCAACTGA
- a CDS encoding phosphopantetheine-binding protein, which translates to MTVPEPLTPSTPLTLADFRADLAEFLHQQPDEVDLEENPLYAGLDSLRIVTLAERWRAAGSEVSFVELAERTSFAQWWQLLSDRQSGGARADA; encoded by the coding sequence ATGACTGTGCCTGAGCCCCTGACGCCCTCAACACCCCTGACTCTCGCGGACTTCCGTGCCGATCTGGCCGAGTTCCTCCACCAGCAGCCCGACGAGGTCGACCTGGAGGAGAACCCGCTCTACGCCGGCCTGGACTCGCTGCGCATCGTCACCCTCGCCGAGCGCTGGCGCGCGGCCGGGTCCGAGGTCAGCTTCGTCGAACTGGCGGAGCGCACCTCGTTCGCCCAGTGGTGGCAGCTGCTGTCGGACCGGCAGTCCGGAGGCGCACGTGCCGACGCCTGA
- a CDS encoding amino acid adenylation domain-containing protein, with the protein MPTPDHRTAPGGRRALLTAQEGIWTGHQLDVESPAYNTAEYVQIHGPVDVAAFDKALHHVVGEVEALNVRFVEVDGRPWEIAVPAVDWRLHTADLTAEPDPRAAANAWMNRDLARPGDLAHDPVFGHALLQTGPAEFLWYHRVHHIALDGFGLSLVARRVADVYTALAQGTPLGESGFGTLESVFEEDRTYLASKRRATDGAYWTRRFADRPPVPSLADRSALPARTFRRRVTDLGATETETLRAVARELSVTWSDVILAVTAGYLGQVSGEPEVVLSLPAMGRLGSVSLRVPCMVRNVLPLRIAVGDGDTLRDLAGRVSAELRAGLPHQRYRYEHLRRELKLVGGKRRLSGPGVNIMPFEYDLRFAGHRSTVHNVSAGPVDDLSVNVYDRAEGAGLRFAFDAHPELYSEPELARHQYAVLALLNEATAAPDRPLGEPGTRRTTRPARTAVTLDGGPLPHPARPVLDLIAEHAATRGDATAVEFDGATLSYAGLLAAAHGVAGRLAGSGTAPGDLVIVALPRGIEAITAILGVLLAGAAYCPVDPGAPAARIETLCAESGARAVITTARYADRFTGGGLPQLLLDGVDTGGSTAAAPDPDPHRLAYVIHTSGSTGRPKGVEISHAALAHFVAGATGRYGIGADDRVLQFAPLHFDASVEEIFLTLCAGAALVVRTDAMTESVPVLTRSCDRLGITVLDLPTAYWHELAYAVSTGAADLPPGLRTVIIGGEAALPERVDRWRDAVGSSVRLFNTYGPTETTVVATVAELHAPELARGDVPIGRPLPGTRAVVVTSAANGGSTDSTTGELYLVGDALARGYRGGAGADDSRFQPLPELPDRPRAYRTGDLVRLGADGQLRFVGRADGEFKISGHRVQPAEVETVLLTHQGIREAAVVGQVLPDGTRRLVAHVVADPPVPAAAEVREHLRATLPAAMIPSAVVFTDRLPRTGAGKIDRNALAAPAVAEPAPPAADVVADATANRTEQVIIAAWARILGTADIAPQDDFFDLGAQSLQAIQVANRLGVELETDVRVAWLFTYPTAAELARHLDDQRGPGETGAEQDGAVPDAVLADSVLDADITVHPVDGPTPGPAAVAVAPPRRVLLTGATGFVGAQLLTELLTATDADVVCLVRAEDRVAAEDRIRRALAEQALTLPPGSERRVSAEPGDLARPLLGLTEARFAELAAGCDAIYHNAATVSIMREYASLRGPNVESTRQLLRMAAARSTPFHLVSTLSVAPPAGASPEVAETFLPPHPGLVHGYQQSKWASERLVEQAAERGLPVTVHRLGRVVGAAGTGYVNERDFLWSVLRAGIPAGIVPDLFEAEVWTPVDYVAQAVVRLSSAVTPTAPAGRPVYNYAPVPTVRLADVYSWTREFGYPVERMPLARWRAELPRAADVAATTLAFFDSWNGDDDTVAESAEPELGLGRVVADNLLRELDGSGISCPPIDRALVFTYLERCVATGALPPPVHWRNRIPRQTRR; encoded by the coding sequence GTGCCGACGCCTGACCACCGCACCGCGCCCGGTGGCCGCCGGGCCCTGCTCACCGCGCAAGAGGGCATTTGGACGGGCCATCAGCTCGACGTGGAGAGCCCCGCGTACAACACCGCCGAATACGTACAGATCCACGGGCCGGTGGACGTGGCGGCGTTCGACAAGGCCCTGCACCATGTCGTCGGCGAGGTCGAGGCGCTCAACGTTCGGTTCGTCGAGGTGGACGGCCGGCCGTGGGAGATCGCGGTGCCGGCCGTGGACTGGCGCCTGCACACCGCGGACCTGACCGCCGAGCCGGACCCGCGGGCCGCCGCCAACGCCTGGATGAACCGCGACCTGGCCCGCCCGGGGGATCTCGCCCACGACCCCGTCTTCGGGCACGCGCTGCTGCAGACCGGACCGGCGGAGTTCCTCTGGTACCACCGCGTGCACCACATCGCGCTCGACGGGTTCGGCCTGTCGCTCGTCGCCCGCCGGGTCGCGGACGTCTACACGGCACTGGCCCAGGGCACACCGCTGGGGGAGAGCGGCTTCGGCACCCTGGAGTCGGTCTTCGAGGAGGACCGGACCTATCTGGCGTCGAAGCGGCGCGCGACCGACGGGGCCTACTGGACCCGGCGGTTCGCGGACCGCCCGCCGGTACCCAGCCTCGCCGACCGTTCCGCACTGCCCGCCCGAACCTTCCGGCGCCGGGTGACCGACCTCGGCGCGACGGAGACCGAAACGCTGCGCGCGGTCGCCCGTGAGCTCTCCGTCACCTGGTCCGACGTGATACTCGCGGTCACCGCCGGATACCTCGGCCAGGTGTCGGGCGAGCCCGAAGTGGTGCTGAGCCTGCCCGCGATGGGCCGGCTCGGCTCGGTGTCGCTACGGGTGCCGTGCATGGTCCGCAACGTCCTGCCGCTGCGGATCGCGGTCGGCGACGGCGACACGCTGCGCGACCTGGCCGGCCGCGTCTCGGCGGAGCTGCGCGCCGGGCTGCCGCACCAGCGCTACCGGTACGAGCACCTGCGCCGGGAACTCAAGCTGGTCGGCGGCAAGCGCCGTCTGTCGGGCCCCGGCGTCAACATCATGCCGTTCGAGTACGACCTGCGCTTCGCCGGGCACCGCAGCACCGTCCACAACGTGTCGGCGGGGCCGGTCGACGACCTGTCCGTCAACGTCTACGACCGGGCCGAGGGCGCGGGCCTGCGGTTCGCCTTCGACGCGCACCCGGAGCTGTACAGCGAGCCCGAACTCGCCCGGCACCAGTACGCGGTGCTGGCTCTGCTGAACGAGGCGACGGCCGCACCGGACCGCCCGTTGGGCGAACCGGGCACCCGCCGGACCACCCGGCCCGCCAGGACCGCGGTGACCCTCGACGGGGGGCCGCTGCCCCACCCCGCGCGTCCCGTCCTCGACCTGATCGCCGAGCACGCCGCCACCCGCGGGGACGCGACCGCCGTCGAGTTCGACGGCGCCACCCTCAGCTACGCCGGACTGCTGGCCGCCGCGCACGGTGTGGCCGGCCGGCTGGCCGGTTCGGGCACCGCTCCCGGAGACCTGGTGATCGTCGCGCTGCCCCGCGGCATCGAGGCGATCACCGCCATCCTCGGAGTCCTCCTCGCGGGCGCCGCCTACTGCCCGGTGGACCCCGGCGCTCCGGCCGCGCGGATCGAGACGCTGTGCGCCGAGTCCGGGGCGCGGGCCGTCATCACGACGGCGCGGTACGCCGACCGGTTCACGGGCGGCGGCCTGCCGCAGCTGCTGCTGGACGGAGTGGACACCGGGGGTTCCACCGCTGCCGCGCCGGACCCCGACCCGCACCGGCTCGCCTACGTCATCCACACCTCCGGCTCCACCGGCCGGCCCAAGGGCGTGGAGATCAGCCATGCCGCGCTGGCCCACTTCGTGGCGGGGGCGACCGGCCGGTACGGGATCGGCGCGGACGACCGCGTCCTGCAGTTCGCGCCGCTGCACTTCGACGCCAGCGTGGAGGAGATCTTCCTGACGCTCTGCGCCGGCGCCGCGCTCGTGGTGCGCACCGACGCGATGACCGAGTCCGTTCCGGTGCTGACCCGGTCGTGCGATCGGCTGGGGATCACCGTTCTCGACCTGCCGACGGCGTACTGGCACGAGCTGGCGTACGCGGTCTCGACCGGGGCCGCGGACCTGCCGCCCGGGTTGCGCACCGTCATCATCGGCGGCGAGGCGGCGCTGCCGGAGCGGGTGGACCGCTGGCGCGACGCCGTCGGGTCCTCGGTGCGGCTGTTCAACACCTACGGGCCGACGGAGACGACCGTCGTGGCCACCGTGGCGGAGCTGCACGCGCCGGAACTGGCGCGCGGGGACGTCCCGATCGGCCGTCCGCTGCCCGGCACGAGGGCGGTCGTCGTCACGTCGGCGGCGAACGGCGGAAGCACGGATTCCACCACCGGCGAGCTGTATCTCGTCGGCGACGCGCTCGCCCGCGGCTACCGGGGCGGCGCGGGCGCCGACGACTCCCGGTTCCAGCCGCTGCCGGAGCTGCCCGACCGACCGCGTGCGTACCGGACCGGCGACCTCGTACGGCTCGGAGCGGACGGCCAGCTCCGGTTCGTGGGGCGGGCCGACGGCGAGTTCAAGATCAGTGGCCACCGGGTGCAGCCCGCCGAGGTCGAGACCGTCCTGCTCACGCATCAGGGGATACGGGAGGCAGCGGTCGTCGGGCAGGTGCTGCCGGACGGTACGCGCCGGTTGGTCGCGCATGTCGTCGCCGACCCGCCGGTACCGGCCGCCGCCGAGGTCCGTGAGCATCTGCGGGCGACCCTGCCCGCCGCGATGATCCCGTCCGCCGTCGTCTTCACCGACCGGCTGCCCCGCACCGGCGCGGGCAAGATCGACCGCAACGCGCTCGCGGCACCGGCCGTCGCGGAGCCCGCCCCGCCGGCCGCCGACGTGGTCGCCGACGCGACCGCCAACCGTACGGAACAGGTCATCATCGCCGCCTGGGCGCGGATCCTGGGCACCGCGGACATCGCCCCGCAGGACGACTTCTTCGACCTCGGCGCCCAGTCCCTGCAGGCGATCCAGGTCGCCAACCGGCTCGGTGTGGAGCTCGAGACCGATGTACGCGTCGCCTGGCTCTTCACATACCCCACGGCCGCCGAACTCGCCCGTCATCTGGACGACCAGCGCGGTCCGGGCGAAACCGGCGCCGAGCAGGACGGGGCGGTGCCGGACGCCGTACTCGCCGACTCCGTCCTCGACGCCGACATCACCGTCCATCCCGTCGACGGGCCCACCCCAGGGCCCGCCGCCGTGGCCGTAGCGCCGCCGCGCCGGGTGCTGCTCACCGGGGCGACCGGCTTCGTGGGGGCCCAGCTGCTCACCGAACTGCTGACGGCCACCGACGCGGACGTCGTCTGCCTGGTGCGGGCCGAGGACCGGGTGGCGGCCGAGGACCGGATCCGCCGGGCCCTCGCGGAGCAGGCACTCACCCTGCCGCCCGGATCCGAGCGCCGCGTCAGCGCCGAGCCGGGCGATCTCGCCCGCCCACTCCTCGGCCTCACCGAGGCACGGTTCGCGGAACTGGCGGCGGGCTGTGACGCGATCTACCACAACGCCGCGACCGTCAGCATCATGCGCGAGTACGCCAGCCTGCGCGGGCCCAACGTGGAGTCCACCCGGCAGCTGTTGCGGATGGCGGCGGCCCGTTCGACACCGTTCCATCTCGTCTCCACGCTGTCCGTCGCGCCGCCCGCCGGAGCGAGCCCCGAGGTCGCGGAGACGTTCCTGCCCCCGCACCCGGGCCTCGTCCACGGCTACCAGCAGTCCAAGTGGGCCTCGGAGCGGCTGGTCGAACAGGCCGCGGAACGCGGGCTGCCCGTCACCGTGCACCGGCTCGGCCGGGTCGTCGGCGCGGCCGGCACCGGCTACGTCAACGAGCGCGACTTCCTGTGGAGCGTGCTGCGCGCCGGAATCCCGGCCGGCATCGTGCCCGACCTGTTCGAGGCCGAGGTCTGGACGCCGGTCGACTACGTGGCCCAGGCCGTCGTACGGCTGTCCTCCGCCGTGACGCCGACCGCTCCGGCCGGGCGGCCGGTGTACAACTACGCGCCGGTGCCGACCGTCCGGCTGGCCGACGTCTACTCCTGGACACGGGAGTTCGGCTATCCGGTGGAGCGCATGCCCCTCGCGAGGTGGCGGGCGGAACTGCCCCGCGCCGCCGATGTCGCCGCCACCACCCTGGCGTTCTTCGACTCCTGGAACGGTGACGACGACACGGTGGCCGAGAGCGCGGAACCCGAGCTGGGGCTCGGCCGGGTCGTCGCCGACAACCTGCTGCGCGAGCTCGACGGCAGCGGGATCTCCTGCCCGCCCATCGACCGGGCGCTGGTCTTCACATACCTGGAGCGCTGCGTCGCGACAGGGGCGCTGCCGCCGCCCGTTCACTGGCGGAACCGCATCCCCCGACAGACCCGCCGCTGA
- a CDS encoding ABC transporter substrate-binding protein, translating to MSWKRQTAAFAVGALCLATAACGTSAGTAATAGKAEPPGPGYPVTVTDCGQTTTYTKAPSRVVVMNGASVAEVSSMLALGLGDRIVANAQSYGMSEVPGRVQAIAKLPTGGVKLNDIQDIPREAMLNLRPDFVLSTTGFGFDPKNGYATRKDLASIGAHTYLPVKGCDDASSVKGPPSIDDSYSMLRDLGRIFGVSARAEKLIADSRARIAAISAKVTTKLKASAGTAQPSKVMVIFSNMSMGANEFSSIAGVGIWNDILAKAAGTNAFASVTSNSFADLSKEKVAAAQVDALVVVSYHDPDPDAYARKLFAQFPQWNAARDKRYTVLSDSIYLGPSNDLAVERIARMLHPDAL from the coding sequence ATGTCATGGAAACGGCAAACCGCCGCATTCGCGGTCGGAGCACTCTGTCTGGCCACCGCCGCCTGTGGCACCTCGGCAGGGACGGCGGCGACCGCGGGGAAAGCGGAACCACCGGGGCCCGGCTATCCCGTCACCGTCACCGACTGCGGGCAGACCACCACGTACACCAAGGCGCCGAGCCGCGTCGTCGTCATGAACGGCGCGTCCGTCGCCGAGGTGTCCTCGATGCTCGCGCTCGGGCTCGGTGACCGCATCGTCGCCAACGCCCAGTCCTACGGCATGTCGGAGGTGCCAGGGCGTGTCCAGGCCATCGCGAAGCTGCCCACCGGGGGAGTGAAGCTCAACGACATCCAGGACATCCCGCGCGAGGCGATGCTCAACCTCCGCCCGGACTTCGTGCTGTCCACCACCGGGTTCGGCTTCGACCCCAAGAACGGCTACGCCACCCGCAAGGACCTCGCGTCGATCGGCGCGCACACCTACCTGCCGGTCAAGGGCTGCGACGACGCCAGCTCCGTCAAGGGCCCGCCGTCCATCGACGACAGCTACTCGATGCTGCGCGACCTCGGCAGGATCTTCGGCGTCAGCGCCCGCGCCGAGAAGCTGATCGCGGACTCCCGCGCGCGCATCGCCGCCATCAGCGCCAAGGTCACCACCAAGCTCAAGGCGTCGGCCGGCACCGCGCAGCCGTCGAAGGTGATGGTGATCTTCTCCAACATGTCGATGGGCGCGAACGAGTTCAGCTCGATCGCGGGGGTCGGCATCTGGAACGACATCCTCGCCAAGGCCGCGGGAACCAACGCGTTCGCCTCCGTCACCAGCAACTCCTTCGCCGACCTGAGCAAGGAGAAGGTCGCCGCCGCGCAGGTGGACGCGCTCGTCGTCGTCAGCTACCACGACCCGGATCCCGACGCCTACGCGCGCAAGCTGTTCGCGCAGTTCCCGCAGTGGAACGCCGCCCGGGACAAGAGATACACCGTCCTGTCGGACTCCATCTATCTCGGGCCCAGCAACGACCTCGCCGTCGAGCGCATCGCCCGGATGCTGCACCCCGACGCCCTCTGA